Proteins from a single region of Primulina tabacum isolate GXHZ01 chromosome 5, ASM2559414v2, whole genome shotgun sequence:
- the LOC142547732 gene encoding uncharacterized protein LOC142547732 encodes MIALATPTSGVAASILPGGRTARSRFKIPIDLHEESYCTISKQSGLAELLRVTRLIIWDEAPMANRIAIETVDRSLQDITGIQKPFGGKVVVLGGDFMQVLPVVPKATIQETINASLVKSYLYKQMQHMTLTENMRSKSDPVFSDFLLQVGSGIEPTDSEGNIKIPDEMIIKYSKNDEESSEEMLINHIFPNLKENAESTAYMTSRAILTSKNEYVDKLNEKIIQFFPGEGKTYASFDEAVDDTHNFYPQEFLNTLTPNGMPPHRLVLKKNCTVMLLRNLDPSEGLCNGTRMVCKEFEDNVIHAEITVGHHAGKHVFIPRIPLSPAENEGYPFQLRRKQFPIRLCFAMTINKAQGQTIPIVGIYLPQPVFSHGQLYVALSRGTSMSATKVLIKPNSITNIDDARTKNVVYKEVLRQDQETATVKGKEWK; translated from the exons ATGATTGCCCTTGCTACCCCAACTTCGGGAGTTGCAGCTTCGATATTACCTGGTGGTCGAACAGCTCGTTCCCGATTTAAAATCCCAATTGATTTGCATGAAGAAAGCTATTGTACAATATCAAAACAAAGTGGACTTGCAGAACTGTTACGTGTAACACGATTAATTATATGGGATGAAGCACCGATGGCAAACCGGATAGCAATTGAAACTGTTGATAGAAGTTTACAAGATATAACGGGAATCCAAAAACCATTTGGTGGAAAGGTGGTTGTTCTTGGAGGAGATTTCATGCAAGTTTTGCCGGTAGTTCCGAAAGCCACAATTCAAGAAACAATTAATGCAAGTTTAGTAAAATCTTATTTGTATAAACAAATGCAACATATGACTCTAACAGAAAATATGAGATCAAAATCTGACCCTGTTTTTAGCGATTTTTTGCTACAAGTAGGCAGTGGGATTGAACCTACCGATAGTGAAGGCAATATCAAAATTCCCGATGAAATGATTATCAAGTATAGCAAAAATGATGAGGAGTCTTCTGAAGAAATGCTAATAAATCACATATTCCCAAATCTAAAAGAAAATGCTGAATCAACAGCATATATGACAAGTCGAGCAATACTTACTTCGAAAAATGAATATGTTGACAAGTTGAATGAGAAAATTATTCAATTTTTCCCAGGTGAAGGTAAAACATATGCAAGCTTTGATGAAGCTGTTGACGATACTCATAATTTTTATCCCCAAGAATTTTTAAATACCTTGACTCCAAATGGAATGCCTCCTCATCGTTTGGTTTTGAAAAAAAACTGTACAGTTATGCTATTGAGAAATTTAGATCCATCTGAAGGCCTGTGTAATGGAACCCGAATGGTTTGTAAGGAATTTGAAGACAATGTCATCCATGCAGAAATAACTGTTGGACATCATGCTGGAAAACATGTTTTTATTCCAAGAATACCTTTGTCTCCTGCTGAGAACGAGGGATATCCTTTCCAATTAAGAAGAAAACAGTTTCCGATTCGTTTGTGCTTTGCAATGACAATTAATAAGGCACAAGGTCAAACTATACCAATTGTTGGTATATACCTACCACAACCTGTGTTTTCACATGGCCAATTATACGTTGCATTATCTAGAGGCACTTCAATGTCCGCTACAAAAGTCTTGATAAAGCCAAATTCAATTACAAATATTGATGATGCAAGAACAAAAAATGTTGTATACAAAGAAGTTCTTCGTCAAG ACCAGGAGACGGCCACAGTCAAGGGGAAAGAGTGGAAGTAA